One window of Quercus robur chromosome 12, dhQueRobu3.1, whole genome shotgun sequence genomic DNA carries:
- the LOC126710224 gene encoding actin-depolymerizing factor 7-like, whose product MANAASGMAVHDDCKLKFLQLKAKRSYRFIVFKIEQQQVVVEKLGEPTESYDDFTASLPANECRYAVYDFDFITAENCQRSKIFFTAWSPDSSKVRHKMVYASSKDRFKRELDGISFELQATDPSELSLDIVKGRATST is encoded by the exons ATG GCAAACGCAGCATCAGGAATGGCTGTGCACGATGATTGTAAGCTGAAGTTCTTGCAGCTTAAAGCAAAGAGGAGCTATCGTTTTATTGTGTTCAAGATTGAGCAACAACAGGTGGTGGTGGAGAAGCTCGGGGAGCCTACCGAAAGCTATGACGATTTCACTGCCAGTTTGCCTGCCAATGAGTGTCGTTATGCCGTCTATGATTTTGATTTCATAACTGCAGAAAATTGCCAAAGGAGCAAAATTTTCTTCACTGCATG GTCACCGGATTCATCAAAGGTGAGGCATAAAATGGTTTATGCTAGTTCCAAGGATAGATTCAAGAGAGAACTGGACGGCATTTCATTTGAGTTGCAAGCCACTGATCCCAGTGAGCTGAGCTTGGACATTGTAAAAGGGCGAGCCACATCTACTTAA
- the LOC126710568 gene encoding probable LRR receptor-like serine/threonine-protein kinase At1g63430 yields MRSYTSILLLCLISGLLFVTCDPFPSYEVEALTTFKEGIYEDPLLVLSNWNALDPDPCEWSGISCNGARDHVIKLNISGSSLRGYLAQELGLLAYLQELILHGNNLIGIIPKEIGMLTFLKILDLGMNQLSGPIPPEIGNLTSLVKINLQSNGLTGLIPPELSNLNHLLELRLDRNRLQGSVPAASNPDFSSDIRRKYTSSANGTGFCRSSQLQVADFSYNFLVGSIPKCLERLPRSSFQGNCLQNKDPKQRLTGQCGGAPPSKSHPGANSNHRPTDNIPKHQGASKPTWLLALEIATGTMVGSLFLVGIITALQKCNGKSSIIMPWKKSASGKDHMTVYIDSEILKDVVRYSRQDLEVACEDFSNIIGSSPDSVVYKGTMKSGPEIAVISLCIKEEHWTGYLELYFQREVADLARLNHENTGKLLGYCKESTPFTRMLVFEYASNGTLYEYLHYGEGCQFSWTRRMKIIIGIARGLKYLHTQLEPPFTISELNSSAIYLTEDFSPKLVDFESWKTILARSEKNSGAIGNQGAICVLPNSLEARHLDVQGNVYAFGVLMLEIISGRPPYCREKGCLVDWAKEYLDLPEVMSYVVDPELKHFRFEDLKVVCEVVNHCINPDSSKQLSMKELCTMLESGIDTSISVDFKSSSLAWAELALSS; encoded by the exons ATGAGATCATATACTTCAATTCTGCTTCTATGTCTGATATCTGGGCTTCTTTTTGTGACCTGTGATCCCTTTCCATCATATGAAG TTGAGGCCCTCACAACCTTTAAGGAAGGTATATATGAAGACCCACTGCTGGTTTTGTCCAACTGGAATGCCCTAGATCCAGATCCTTGTGAATGGTCTGGCATTTCGTGTAATGGTGCTCGAGACCATGTTATAAAGCT AAACATTTCTGGGTCATCCTTAAGGGGATATCTTGCACAAGAATTGGGGCTACTTGCCTACTTGCAAGAATT GATATTGCATGGGAACAATCTGATTGGGATAATACCTAAAGAAATTGGCATGTTGACATTCCTCAAGATTTTGGATTTGGGGATGAATCAACTTTCGGGTCCAATTCCTCCAGAGATTGGAAATTTGACAAGTCTAgtgaaaat AAATCTTCAGTCAAATGGATTGACTGGTTTAATACCTCCTGAGCTTAGCAATTTGAATCATCTCCTAGAACTTCGGCTGGACAGGAATAGGCTTCAAGGAAGTGTTCCTGCTGCTAGCAATCCAGATTTCTCATCTGATATACGTAGAAA GTATACCTCAAGTGCAAACGGAACTGGCTTCTGTCGCAGTTCTCAATTACAAGTTGCAGATTTCTCATACAACTTCTTGGTTGGTAGCATACCTAAGTGCTTGGAGCGTCTTCCAAG GTCAAGCTTTCAAGGGAACTGCCTCCAAAACAAAGATCCCAAACAACGTTTAACCGGGCAATGTG gtGGTGCTCCACCTTCCAAAAGCCATCCAGGAGCCAACTCAAACCACCGGCCAACTGATAATATACCCAAGCATCAGGGGGCATCAAAACCTACCTGGCTTTTGGCTCTGGAAATAGCAACAGGAACCATGGTTGGTTCTCTCTTTCTGGTTGGTATTATCACTGCTCTTCAGAAGTGCAATGGCAAATCTTCTATCATAATGCCCTGGAAGAAATCAGCAAGTGGAAAGGACCATATGACTGTATACATAG ATTCTGAAATATTGAAAGATGTTGTAAGATACAGCAGACAGGATCTAGAAGTAGCCTGTGAAGACTTCAGCAACATTATTGGCTCCTCACCAGACAGTGTGGTCTATAAAGGTACAATGAAAAGTGGGCCTGAGATAGCTGTGATATCCCTCTGCATCAAAGAAGAGCATTGGACAGGCTATCTTGAGCTTTATTTTCAGAGAGAG GTGGCAGATTTGGCAAGACTAAATCATGAGAATACAGGAAAATTACTGGGATATTGTAAAGAGAGCACTCCCTTTACAAGGATGCTTGTTTTTGAATATGCATCAAATGGAACACTGTATGAGTACCTACATT ATGGAGAAGGATGCCAATTTTCTTGGACTAGGCGtatgaaaattattattggCATTGCACGTGGACTCAAGTATCTTCACACACAACTTGAGCCACCATTTACCATATCAGAGTTGAATTCTAGTGCCATTTATCTTACAGAAGATTTTTCCCCCAAG CTGGTTGATTTTGAAAGTTGGAAGACAATTCTTGCAAGGTCAGAAAAGAATTCAGGTGCTATCGGCAATCAAGGTGCTATCTGTGTTCTTCCAAATTCTCTGGAGGCACGCCATCTGGATGTCCAAGGCAATGTGTACGCTTTCGGTGTACTTATGCTGGAAATAATCAGCGGAAGACCTCCATATTGTAGGGAGAAAGGGTGCTTGGTAGATTGG GCTAAGGAATATCTTGACCTGCCAGAAGTTATGTCATATGTGGTGGACCCAGAGTTGAAACATTTCAGATTTGAAGACCTCAAAGTTGTATGTGAGGTAGTTAATCATTGCATTAATCCCGACTCCAGCAAGCAGTTGTCCATGAAGGAACTGTGTACCATGTTAGAGAGTGGAATTGACACATCAATATCGGTTGACTTTAAGTCATCTTCTTTGGCATGGGCTGAACTTGCTCTTTCTTCATAA